The following are from one region of the Methanomassiliicoccales archaeon LGM-DZ1 genome:
- a CDS encoding phosphoadenosine phosphosulfate reductase family protein: MAMTKLGKNCLRWCPACNLPIMDVKTCPVCGGATLETELTPPADSRPAFDYDIEKTRSMCDACFGEGTGKLLLPEGHLAIMNKAPSIDRMEEVFSDGTVVATLRYDLGRGWRFIVRMQGAMRIAAAATKGWVILNPDAEEFIRQNRNLMVPGVKDADQGIKEDDEVLMLSEDRTVVGTGVAKMSGADMRSQDHGIAVKTRWHKAEELISSDKAHTWDDAVQANAAPMGKRVDEAVAFIKKTVSEHQDLPAAVSFSGGKDSLACMLLTMDAGIDAVPMFVNTGLELDETVDYVRDFAARHKLKIIEQNPPENAFFGNLVYFGPPAKDYRWCCKTNKLGPTVALISEHFPKGVLSFIGQRRYESEARNSKPRVWQNPWTPGQIGASPIQNWMAMHVWLYIFSKKEPYNYWYAHGLDRIGCFMCPASDMADLDTVSKASRYPQWNDYLEKYTAENGLPREYKDYGLWRWKSVPQSVKDEIKRLTGKDLPPMAKAAKKEGAADGPVAVRVQDGFSPCTMGYSIEAALSRPIDLMKLEPFTHSLGWVIEVDEENNTLQANYVTFYGDGSIVSKAFVKNDAQTNMDRAIQLIARAFNCVGCGLCAARCESKALYMENGKVRIHEDDCIFCCKCYGPCPAVNFAPEGEKGDKGFED; this comes from the coding sequence ATGGCCATGACTAAGCTCGGGAAGAACTGCCTCCGGTGGTGCCCCGCCTGCAATCTGCCGATCATGGATGTTAAGACCTGCCCCGTTTGCGGCGGAGCGACCCTCGAGACCGAGCTCACGCCCCCCGCCGACTCCCGGCCGGCCTTCGATTACGACATAGAGAAGACGCGCTCGATGTGCGATGCCTGCTTCGGAGAGGGCACCGGGAAACTGCTGCTCCCGGAAGGGCATCTGGCTATCATGAACAAGGCCCCGTCCATCGACAGGATGGAGGAGGTCTTCTCTGACGGGACCGTCGTCGCCACCCTCAGGTACGACCTCGGCCGGGGATGGAGGTTCATAGTCCGCATGCAGGGCGCCATGCGCATCGCGGCCGCCGCCACGAAAGGCTGGGTCATACTCAATCCGGACGCCGAGGAGTTCATCAGGCAGAACAGGAACCTGATGGTCCCCGGGGTGAAGGACGCCGATCAGGGCATAAAGGAGGACGACGAGGTCCTCATGCTGTCCGAGGACCGCACAGTGGTGGGCACCGGGGTCGCCAAGATGTCCGGAGCGGACATGAGGTCGCAGGACCATGGCATCGCCGTGAAGACGCGCTGGCACAAGGCGGAGGAGCTCATCTCGTCAGATAAAGCGCACACCTGGGACGATGCAGTGCAGGCGAACGCCGCTCCCATGGGGAAGCGCGTCGATGAGGCTGTCGCCTTCATAAAGAAGACCGTCTCCGAGCACCAGGACCTGCCGGCGGCGGTGTCGTTCTCCGGAGGCAAGGACTCCCTGGCCTGCATGCTCCTGACCATGGACGCCGGCATCGATGCCGTGCCCATGTTCGTCAACACCGGCCTCGAGCTCGATGAGACCGTGGACTACGTCCGCGATTTCGCCGCCAGGCATAAACTGAAGATCATAGAGCAGAACCCTCCCGAGAACGCTTTCTTCGGGAACCTGGTCTACTTCGGCCCGCCTGCCAAGGATTACCGCTGGTGCTGCAAGACCAACAAGCTCGGCCCCACCGTGGCCCTCATCTCCGAGCATTTCCCCAAAGGGGTGCTCTCGTTCATCGGCCAGCGCAGGTACGAGTCGGAGGCCAGGAACTCCAAGCCGAGGGTGTGGCAGAACCCCTGGACCCCCGGGCAGATCGGGGCCTCGCCCATCCAGAATTGGATGGCGATGCACGTCTGGCTCTATATCTTCTCGAAGAAGGAGCCATATAACTACTGGTACGCCCACGGGCTCGACCGCATCGGATGCTTCATGTGCCCCGCGTCGGACATGGCCGACCTGGACACCGTCTCCAAAGCGTCGAGGTACCCGCAGTGGAACGATTATCTCGAGAAGTACACCGCAGAGAACGGCCTCCCGAGGGAATACAAGGACTACGGCCTCTGGAGGTGGAAGTCAGTCCCCCAGTCGGTGAAGGACGAGATCAAGAGGCTTACCGGGAAGGACCTCCCGCCGATGGCGAAGGCCGCGAAGAAGGAAGGCGCCGCGGACGGGCCGGTGGCCGTCAGGGTGCAGGACGGCTTCTCTCCGTGCACCATGGGCTACAGCATCGAGGCGGCGCTCTCCCGCCCGATAGACCTGATGAAGCTCGAGCCCTTCACGCATTCGCTCGGCTGGGTCATCGAGGTGGACGAGGAGAACAACACCCTGCAGGCCAATTACGTCACCTTCTACGGCGATGGGTCGATCGTCAGCAAGGCGTTCGTCAAGAACGATGCCCAGACCAACATGGACCGTGCCATCCAGCTGATCGCCCGCGCTTTCAACTGCGTCGGCTGCGGGCTGTGCGCGGCGAGGTGCGAGTCCAAGGCCCTGTACATGGAGAACGGAAAGGTCCGCATCCACGAGGACGACTGCATCTTCTGCTGCAAGTGCTACGGGCCCTGCCCCGCGGTCAACTTCGCCCCCGAGGGCGAGAAAGGGGACAAGGGGTTCGAGGACTGA
- the cysE gene encoding serine O-acetyltransferase: MDYYPGDLKAVMDRDPAIVDENDAKKYHTGFRAVCMYRESHKLWLEGKKEEARAINFRAHQETGCDIHPGATIGQRFFIDHATGVVIGETAVVGDDVSLYQGVTLGGVSFKKGKRHPTLGSRIVVGAGAIVLGNITIGDDVRIGAGSVVVKDVPPNSTVVGVPGHVVRHDGVRVDLADALDHNKIPDVMEDRMDRMEVEMEQLRCELEACRKEASQ; this comes from the coding sequence ATGGACTACTATCCGGGAGACCTCAAGGCGGTCATGGACCGCGACCCCGCCATCGTCGACGAGAACGATGCCAAGAAGTACCACACCGGCTTCCGCGCGGTCTGCATGTACCGCGAGAGCCACAAGCTCTGGCTCGAGGGAAAGAAAGAGGAAGCGAGGGCCATAAACTTCAGGGCCCACCAGGAGACCGGCTGTGACATCCATCCCGGTGCTACCATCGGGCAGAGGTTCTTCATCGACCATGCCACCGGCGTCGTCATCGGGGAGACCGCCGTCGTCGGGGACGACGTGTCCCTGTACCAGGGCGTCACCCTCGGCGGCGTCTCGTTCAAGAAGGGCAAGAGGCACCCTACCCTCGGCAGCAGGATAGTCGTCGGGGCAGGCGCCATCGTCCTGGGGAACATCACCATAGGGGACGACGTCCGCATCGGCGCCGGTTCGGTGGTCGTCAAGGACGTCCCCCCGAACAGCACCGTCGTGGGGGTTCCGGGGCACGTCGTCAGGCACGACGGGGTCCGCGTCGACCTCGCTGACGCCCTCGACCACAACAAGATCCCCGATGTTATGGAGGACAGGATGGACCGCATGGAGGTCGAGATGGAGCAGCTGCGCTGCGAGCTCGAGGCATGCAGGAAGGAGGCATCGCAATGA
- the cysS gene encoding cysteine--tRNA ligase — MTLRIMNTLTNRKEEFVPLEPGKVKMYVCGVTVYDDIHMGHARSIIVFDTVNRYLRYLGYDVTYVTNFTDVDDKIINRAAERGVKALDLSAEYIAKYFRDIASLGVRKADIYPKASESMPYIIEMVKDIVDKGYGYPTKDGSVYFRVRKVPDYGLLSNRTIEEMRSSGRIDPNADKEDPLDFAVWKGAKPGEVSWDSPWGKGRPGWHIECSAMIRHYLGDEIDIHGGGNDLVFPHHENEILQTEACTGTHLARYWMHNGMLETKGADGQTVKMSKSLKNFFKVEDVAKKFDPQTIRFYYLSTHYRSPLTYGEENMAEAKAALGRLWNNYRALQSVSKEGPSGDLGSAGKLVSDAREAFTAAMDDDFNTRAAIEGLFDLAKSTNRMIADRTLTKEGADLVLGLLSEIDGVLGIFPSAEASAGGDFDAVMRILVDLRKELRAKKQYDLADMIRDRLKDAGYSLEDSAEGAVWKKI; from the coding sequence ATGACGCTAAGGATAATGAACACCCTGACCAACAGGAAGGAGGAGTTCGTCCCTCTGGAGCCCGGCAAAGTGAAGATGTACGTCTGCGGGGTCACCGTGTACGACGATATCCACATGGGCCATGCCCGCAGCATCATCGTGTTCGACACGGTGAACAGGTACCTGAGGTACCTGGGCTACGACGTCACCTACGTCACCAACTTCACCGATGTCGATGACAAGATCATCAACCGCGCCGCCGAGAGGGGCGTGAAGGCGCTGGACCTCAGCGCCGAGTACATCGCGAAGTATTTCCGCGACATCGCCTCGCTCGGGGTCAGGAAGGCGGACATCTACCCGAAGGCCTCCGAGTCCATGCCGTACATAATCGAGATGGTGAAGGACATCGTCGATAAAGGCTACGGGTACCCGACCAAGGACGGCAGCGTCTACTTCAGGGTGAGGAAGGTCCCCGATTACGGGCTGCTGTCCAACCGCACCATCGAGGAGATGCGCTCGTCCGGCAGGATCGACCCCAACGCGGACAAGGAGGACCCCCTTGATTTCGCAGTATGGAAAGGGGCCAAGCCCGGGGAGGTCTCCTGGGACTCCCCCTGGGGCAAGGGAAGGCCCGGCTGGCACATCGAGTGCTCGGCCATGATCCGCCACTATCTCGGCGACGAGATCGACATCCACGGCGGAGGCAACGACCTCGTGTTCCCTCACCACGAGAACGAGATCCTGCAGACCGAGGCCTGCACCGGGACCCATCTCGCTCGCTATTGGATGCACAACGGCATGCTGGAGACCAAAGGCGCCGACGGCCAGACGGTCAAGATGTCCAAGTCCCTGAAGAACTTCTTCAAGGTCGAGGACGTCGCCAAGAAGTTCGATCCCCAGACCATCCGCTTCTACTATCTGAGCACGCATTACCGCAGCCCCCTCACCTACGGGGAGGAGAACATGGCCGAGGCCAAGGCCGCCCTGGGGAGGCTGTGGAACAACTACCGCGCCCTGCAGTCGGTATCGAAGGAAGGGCCCTCCGGGGACCTGGGAAGCGCCGGCAAGCTGGTCTCGGACGCCCGCGAGGCGTTCACCGCCGCCATGGACGACGATTTCAACACCCGCGCGGCCATCGAGGGGCTGTTCGACCTCGCCAAGAGCACCAACAGGATGATCGCCGACCGCACCCTCACCAAAGAGGGAGCGGACCTCGTCCTCGGGCTGCTGTCGGAGATCGACGGCGTCCTGGGCATCTTCCCGTCCGCCGAGGCGTCGGCGGGAGGGGACTTCGATGCCGTGATGCGCATCCTGGTCGACCTCAGGAAGGAGCTCAGGGCGAAGAAGCAGTACGACCTCGCCGACATGATCCGCGACCGCCTGAAGGATGCCGGGTACTCTCTCGAAGACTCTGCCGAAGGTGCGGTATGGAAGAAGATCTGA
- a CDS encoding radical SAM protein, producing MEEDLIFRKATLALGGKVRLPEGFEVPVRVSHSTSGPGAGSDSVAFRFGNMRVKKAISYTEGEFELHAREDGSLYLTHRGEPFIDNIEFDPVAFHCPGQAFFTLDPRCSYRCAFCASPRLPASDNKGLTDEEIAEKALEAYREGRITAVSLTSGVIGGDVGLTADRFISCIRAVRKVLPDMPIGIEPYADSQEQVRAFREAGADEIKLNIQAATPEIFARVCPDLDRETILRCLKEAAGVFGKGKVSSNIIIGLGETREELEECMCQLCGMGVVPTVRPLLRNAFNAESLKAAGVTQPLLSPEEMVSAAELHKDVLRRYGMDTRTFRTMCLECTCCDLVPFRDF from the coding sequence ATGGAAGAAGATCTGATCTTCAGGAAAGCGACGCTGGCACTCGGCGGGAAGGTCAGGCTCCCCGAGGGGTTCGAGGTCCCGGTCAGGGTGTCGCATTCCACTTCCGGCCCCGGCGCCGGCTCCGATTCGGTGGCGTTCCGCTTCGGGAACATGAGGGTGAAGAAGGCGATCTCCTACACCGAAGGGGAGTTTGAGCTCCATGCCCGGGAGGACGGGTCGCTTTACCTCACGCACCGCGGCGAGCCGTTCATAGATAATATCGAGTTCGACCCGGTGGCCTTCCATTGCCCAGGGCAGGCGTTCTTCACCCTGGACCCCAGGTGCTCGTACCGCTGCGCCTTCTGCGCCTCGCCCAGGCTGCCGGCCTCCGATAACAAGGGCCTCACCGATGAGGAGATCGCGGAGAAGGCCCTCGAAGCATACCGCGAGGGGCGCATCACCGCAGTCTCTCTCACAAGCGGCGTCATCGGCGGGGATGTCGGCCTCACGGCAGACAGGTTCATCTCCTGCATCAGGGCCGTCAGGAAAGTGCTGCCGGACATGCCGATTGGCATCGAGCCCTACGCCGATTCCCAGGAGCAGGTCCGTGCCTTCAGGGAGGCAGGCGCCGACGAGATCAAGCTCAACATCCAGGCGGCCACGCCGGAGATCTTCGCCAGGGTCTGCCCGGACCTGGACCGCGAGACCATACTCAGATGCCTGAAGGAGGCGGCAGGGGTCTTCGGGAAGGGGAAGGTCTCGTCGAACATCATCATCGGCCTCGGGGAGACTCGGGAGGAGCTCGAGGAATGCATGTGCCAGCTGTGCGGAATGGGTGTCGTCCCCACGGTGCGCCCTCTTCTCAGGAACGCTTTCAATGCAGAATCGCTGAAAGCGGCCGGAGTCACCCAGCCGCTTCTTTCCCCTGAAGAGATGGTGTCCGCCGCGGAACTGCATAAGGATGTACTCCGGCGCTACGGGATGGATACCCGCACCTTCAGGACCATGTGCCTCGAATGCACCTGCTGCGACCTGGTGCCTTTCAGGGACTTCTGA
- a CDS encoding TIGR00269 family protein, whose protein sequence is MRCDLCGKPAVTFVRYNGAHLCAEHFCTYVERRVRREVRREASLERGDTVGVAVSGGKDSMVTLSILSELFGERNGIRLVCISLDEGIEGYRPPSLGIVKDFCAQKGIEYRQRSFSEMGLSMDEVAPISENASPCTYCGVFRRKLMNDEARKCGCTCLATGHNLDDMAQSIMMNFARGDIERLARLGPHKDPPEGMVPRIYPLRMVTEKESLLYSVVKGVPHWDGECPYWQAALRNEYRDIVDGLEDRTPGAKFSILSSYDKLRPMLTEKYPRSGMGTCACGEPCNGSRCKACEFEELLRKRLGKNRRSSAPTPSLGLFQHPVCDVHDLYPVVCSEVESIRCQDRLGEVVPY, encoded by the coding sequence ATGAGATGCGACCTCTGCGGGAAGCCGGCGGTCACGTTCGTGCGCTACAACGGCGCCCATCTGTGCGCCGAGCATTTCTGCACGTACGTGGAGCGGAGGGTCCGGCGGGAAGTGCGCCGGGAGGCCTCGCTGGAGCGCGGGGACACCGTGGGCGTCGCCGTGTCCGGCGGGAAGGACAGCATGGTCACGCTCAGCATCCTCTCGGAGCTGTTCGGAGAGAGGAACGGGATCCGCCTCGTGTGCATCTCCCTGGACGAGGGCATCGAGGGATACCGCCCGCCCAGCCTGGGGATCGTGAAGGACTTCTGCGCGCAGAAAGGCATAGAATACCGTCAGAGGTCCTTCTCCGAGATGGGCCTGAGCATGGACGAGGTGGCCCCGATCTCGGAGAACGCCAGCCCCTGCACCTACTGCGGGGTGTTCAGGAGGAAGCTCATGAACGACGAGGCGCGGAAATGCGGATGCACCTGCCTGGCCACCGGCCACAACCTAGATGACATGGCGCAGTCGATCATGATGAACTTCGCCCGCGGGGACATCGAACGCCTGGCGCGCCTGGGGCCGCATAAGGACCCGCCGGAGGGCATGGTCCCGCGCATATATCCTCTCAGGATGGTCACCGAGAAAGAATCATTGCTATACTCGGTAGTGAAGGGGGTCCCGCACTGGGACGGCGAATGCCCCTATTGGCAGGCGGCGCTCCGGAACGAGTACCGGGACATCGTCGACGGCCTCGAAGACCGCACTCCGGGGGCGAAGTTCAGCATCCTCTCGTCATATGACAAGCTGCGCCCGATGCTCACGGAGAAGTACCCCCGTTCCGGGATGGGGACCTGCGCCTGCGGGGAACCCTGCAACGGATCCCGCTGCAAAGCATGCGAGTTCGAGGAGCTGCTGAGGAAAAGGCTCGGGAAGAACCGACGGTCCTCTGCTCCGACTCCTTCGCTTGGACTCTTCCAGCATCCAGTCTGTGACGTTCACGACCTTTATCCCGTTGTATGTTCCGAGGTTGAATCTATCCGCTGTCAGGACCGTCTTGGGGAAGTTGTCCCTTACTGA
- a CDS encoding AAA family ATPase: MFERRSSVIKDGSKLAFDYVPGALVRREAQMKGLETCFAKMVNSRIPATAFLHGAVGAGKTATAKRFCMDTAAYMASKGGRLNWVYVNCRIRNSEYSAVLEIVKSYDRNFPDRGFSVDQMLTSVRKHIEKDGCPTLFVLDEADVLLKNGGSNLIYQLSRYSEEMRGRVPISLMLISQSSISESLDRATMSAFGRANVISFNRYSEDELLEIVRARAEEALVPGALPDECAAMIASLASEYGDARFAIELLERSSVIAEEEGEGTVTPDCVRTAGAGVHSEVSENKLETLDMNHKITLLAISRCMKGLPSVSATAAEKTYKIVCEEYEVPARKHTQFASYISDLAKEGLVRTEIRREEEGGRAMYISIDSIPPKELAKKIEYLIETDQLNDERGRSE, encoded by the coding sequence ATGTTCGAGCGCCGCTCGTCCGTCATAAAGGACGGGTCGAAACTCGCTTTCGACTACGTCCCCGGGGCATTGGTCCGCAGGGAGGCCCAGATGAAGGGCCTCGAAACCTGCTTCGCCAAGATGGTCAACAGCCGCATCCCGGCGACGGCCTTCCTGCACGGGGCGGTCGGCGCCGGCAAGACGGCGACCGCGAAGAGGTTCTGCATGGACACGGCCGCCTACATGGCGTCCAAGGGCGGCAGGCTGAACTGGGTCTATGTGAACTGCCGGATCAGGAACAGCGAGTACTCGGCGGTGCTGGAGATCGTGAAATCATACGACCGCAACTTCCCGGACAGGGGGTTCTCGGTCGACCAGATGCTCACCTCGGTGAGGAAGCACATCGAGAAGGACGGCTGCCCCACCCTCTTCGTCCTGGACGAGGCGGACGTCCTGCTGAAGAACGGCGGGTCGAACCTGATCTACCAGCTCTCCCGGTACTCCGAGGAGATGCGCGGGCGCGTCCCGATCTCTCTCATGCTGATATCCCAGTCGTCGATTTCCGAGAGCCTGGACAGGGCCACCATGTCCGCGTTCGGCAGGGCCAACGTGATCTCCTTCAACCGCTACTCGGAGGACGAGCTGCTGGAGATCGTCCGCGCGAGGGCGGAGGAGGCCCTCGTGCCGGGGGCGCTGCCGGACGAGTGCGCCGCGATGATAGCCTCGCTGGCGTCCGAGTATGGGGATGCCAGGTTCGCGATAGAGCTGCTCGAGAGGTCCTCGGTGATCGCCGAGGAGGAAGGGGAGGGCACGGTCACCCCGGACTGCGTGAGGACGGCGGGAGCGGGCGTGCACAGCGAGGTCTCCGAGAACAAGCTCGAGACCCTCGACATGAATCATAAGATCACCCTGCTGGCCATATCGCGGTGCATGAAGGGCCTGCCGAGCGTCAGCGCCACGGCCGCCGAGAAGACATACAAAATCGTCTGCGAGGAGTACGAGGTGCCGGCCCGCAAACATACCCAGTTCGCATCCTACATCTCCGACCTGGCCAAGGAAGGGCTCGTCCGCACCGAGATCAGGCGCGAGGAGGAGGGAGGCCGCGCGATGTACATCTCGATCGACAGCATCCCCCCGAAGGAGCTCGCCAAGAAGATAGAGTACCTCATCGAGACCGACCAGCTGAACGATGAGAGGGGCCGCTCCGAATGA